The nucleotide window TATGGAAATTTTTCGTTATTAACTGATTCAAGAACGTAAAAAGTTGTTGCCATGGCTAATTGCTCAGAGCTATATTTTCTCTTTAATAACTTGTTTATTAATTTATTTTATACAAAATTTTTTCTGTAGTCACTCTATTTTTTCAAAACCTTGTTTGATTGTCTTTATGGAAAAACATTTTCTGGGTTCAAGTTCCCATAAAACCGACATGGACGGCGGTTTTAGAGGAACTTGCCTCGGAGCAAAACTGGACGTTTTGCGAGAATGAAGAAAATGTTTTTCCATAAACAATAAAGTGTAACTTTTTGAAATATAATCATAAATTATACTAGTAACCAAAAAAATGGGGTGACTCCAGAGGTAATTTTATTCTTGACTAAATTGGAAAAAACTATATATTTGCATCTGCTTGAACATGCGCCCTTAGCTCAACTGGATAGAGCATCTGACTACGGATCAGAAGGTTGGGGGTTCGACTCCTCCAGGGCGCGTTTCCTTTTCTTAATTTTTCAATAAATTATCAAAATTCAAAATAGCCTAAAATAGCTCAAAATAAACATAAAAAATGATACAAAGACGTCACAGTTTTTTCATGAATTTTCCAATAGCTGAAATAAGGATGTTGTACAGTCATATACTCAACCTATAACATGCTGATAGTGTTGAGATTGCTTCGCTAACGCTCAGGGTGACGCCTTTATGTTTTTAGTCATTGCGAGGAGCATTTGCGACGAAGCAATCTATTGTTTATCAATAAGTTACAAATCTATAATATCTTTTTTATTGTGCAATATTCTCGAAATATAAATTATTTATTTTAAACAGCTATTTTTTTCAACATTTAATACTTCCCTTCATCAATAGCCACAAGACACCACTCGAGATTTTCCCTACTGAAAGACAGCTCATAAATATTTTCTCCTTCTGTCACAGTATACTTATAAATCACATCTCGCCCTTCTCTTTCCTTCCACTGATAAATAATTTTTTTTATGAAAATTTTTGTGCCATAATATATAAACCACACAGGCTTTGGAAACCCCTCATAAAAGATAGCACCGACCTTTATTTTCTCATTTAGCATCACCAACATATTAAAAACCTCCATAGCAAACATATGTTCGCCTATACATTTTATACCATATCTCCTTTTAATTTTCAAGAAATCATTGAAATGTACTTTAATCTAACGTCACTCCAATTTTTGTAAATATCCCTATTACTGCACAAATTGAGGAAATACATTTTTCGTTGTAAGGGTTGTAAGAGTAGTAAAAGTAGTAGGGGTAAAAGGGAAATAAGGAGATAGAAAAAGTTCAATAACTAAGATTCAATGTTTAAAATAGGTTTATGTTGAAATTAAAGAAGTAAATATGAAGTACCACTCATACAGCTCTTATTACTCTTACAACCTTTACTACCCTTACGACCATTGACAACTATAAAGATAATCCTCCTGTTCATAAAGAACTGGAATACTCCAACACTTTAATCCATTGACTAACAATAAAAATAGAATAGTATGGTTAATATAAAATTTTTGGTGACAGCAGTCATGCCAGTTATTACAATTGAAGGAACAAAGGTAAATATAGGACAAAAAATAGGCCTGACAATGTAAGCATTGAGAGAAAACTTATCTCAGAGGGAACATGTTCACTGTAGATGAAATAGTTACCGAAAAACTTGAAATAAAAAAATCCACATTCATATCATATCTTGTTCCGTATGATCAATTTGATAGTTATCATGCTTATCTGAAAAAAGAACATAAAAAAGCAAACCATATTGTATGGGCTTATAGATTTTTAAATGATTATAATCAGATAATAGAAAATCAAACAGATGATGGAGAACCAAAAAACACATCAGGTAAACCCACATTAAATGTATTGAAAGGGAAAAATCTTGTTAATGTAGCCATCTTTACTGTCAGGTATTTCGGTGGAATAAAACTTGGAACAGGTGGACTTGTCAAAGCATATACAGAATCTGCAGCCAAAGTGGTTTCTAAAGCTAGATTAATAGATATTGATAAATGTTACACAAAAGATTTTTTATTAGACTATAACAAACTAAATTTTTTTGAATATCTTATTAGAATAAATAATGTAAAAATAATTGATAAAAAATTTACAACAAATCAAGTTAATATCAAACTACAAGGGGATAAAAAGGTTTTAGAAGAAATTGCGTTATCCATTGAAAACAAATTCCACTAAGTTATAGGCATCATTTCTTTTCAAACCAAACGTTTTTAAAATCTTTACAATATCCTTTTTATCAAACCCTTCCTTATAAAGTCCTTTTATAATCTTTTTATAGTCAGCATAATTTGTTTTATTATAAGTCTCTTTGTTGTTATCTACAACTATAACAAATTCCCCTTTAACAGTAATATCTTCAACTTCATTAATATTATCTATAAAAACTGTTTCCTCATAAATTTTTGAAATCTCTCTTATAACAGCAAAAGGAGGAGTAAAATAATCAAAAAGAATCTTCAAAGTATCTTTAACTCTGTGAGGTGCTTCGTAAAATATCAAAGTAGATTTTATGGTAGTTAATCGCTCAATCTCTTTTATCTTTTCACTTTTTTTATGTTTTAAAAACCCATAAAAGAAAAAATGGTCACTTGGAAATCCAGACATAATAAGGGCAGGAACGAATGCAGTAGCCCCTGGCAACACTTCAAACTTTAAATTATTTTTTATCAATTCCTTTATTATAAAATGACCTGGATCTGAAATACAGGGAGTACCGGCTTCACTTATTAAAGCAAGCCTCAATCCACTTTTAAGTTTAGAAAGAACAAGAGAAATATTTTTTTTTTCGTTGTCCTTGTGAAGAGAAGTTATTTTTTTCTTAATTCCATAATGATTTAATAAATTTAAAGCCTTTCTTGTATCTTCAGCTAAAACCTCATCAACTTGCTTTAAAACTTCAATACTTCTTAATGTAATATCACCCAAATTCCCAATAGGGGTAGGAACAACATAAAAAGAGGTTTCTATCATTTAACAGTGAAACTGATTGAATCAATCATTTTCCCATCTTCCGAATAAATCTCCACTTTCCACTCACCTTTCCATTTTGGCAATATTTTTTTCGAACTATATGTACGCCATCTATTTGAATTAACTGCTAGAGGAACTTCTGCCATAATGTTATCCTTGTAAATCCATATATGAATCACCTTTGTAGGATATTTATCAGTTTTGATTTCTGTAAAACAGTAAAGTTTCCCTACATGGGAATCAAAACTATCAGAAACTTCTACAGGCTCACGATTTTGAATCCCTTTTGCTATAGCTTTTCTGCTTACT belongs to Deferribacter autotrophicus and includes:
- a CDS encoding IMPACT family protein, translating into MFTVDEIVTEKLEIKKSTFISYLVPYDQFDSYHAYLKKEHKKANHIVWAYRFLNDYNQIIENQTDDGEPKNTSGKPTLNVLKGKNLVNVAIFTVRYFGGIKLGTGGLVKAYTESAAKVVSKARLIDIDKCYTKDFLLDYNKLNFFEYLIRINNVKIIDKKFTTNQVNIKLQGDKKVLEEIALSIENKFH
- the rsmI gene encoding 16S rRNA (cytidine(1402)-2'-O)-methyltransferase, encoding MIETSFYVVPTPIGNLGDITLRSIEVLKQVDEVLAEDTRKALNLLNHYGIKKKITSLHKDNEKKNISLVLSKLKSGLRLALISEAGTPCISDPGHFIIKELIKNNLKFEVLPGATAFVPALIMSGFPSDHFFFYGFLKHKKSEKIKEIERLTTIKSTLIFYEAPHRVKDTLKILFDYFTPPFAVIREISKIYEETVFIDNINEVEDITVKGEFVIVVDNNKETYNKTNYADYKKIIKGLYKEGFDKKDIVKILKTFGLKRNDAYNLVEFVFNG
- a CDS encoding DUF2914 domain-containing protein — translated: MKRLILVFLTIFLLNAFAYADIKVSRKAIAKGIQNREPVEVSDSFDSHVGKLYCFTEIKTDKYPTKVIHIWIYKDNIMAEVPLAVNSNRWRTYSSKKILPKWKGEWKVEIYSEDGKMIDSISFTVK